One window of Microbacterium sp. 1S1 genomic DNA carries:
- a CDS encoding methylated-DNA--[protein]-cysteine S-methyltransferase, with the protein MTALIQTVDTADGPFTILADDRERVVVSGWTDDVEAILGRLPSRARPDTVREAELEAAGAVHAYYAGDVTAIDAVAVAQTGTALQLAGWAALRGIAPGEPLTYTGFAARLGNPQAVRAAASICARNAPALFVPCHRVLRTDGSLGGFAWGLPVKESLLARERAAR; encoded by the coding sequence ATGACCGCCCTCATTCAGACCGTCGACACCGCCGACGGCCCGTTCACGATCCTGGCCGACGACCGCGAGCGCGTGGTCGTGTCCGGGTGGACCGACGACGTCGAGGCGATCCTCGGCCGCCTGCCCTCCCGCGCGCGCCCCGACACCGTGCGCGAGGCCGAGCTGGAGGCGGCGGGGGCCGTCCACGCGTACTACGCAGGAGATGTGACCGCGATCGACGCGGTCGCCGTCGCGCAGACGGGTACCGCGCTGCAACTCGCCGGTTGGGCCGCGCTCCGCGGGATCGCCCCGGGAGAGCCGCTGACGTACACGGGCTTCGCGGCGCGGCTCGGCAATCCGCAGGCGGTGCGGGCCGCCGCGTCGATCTGCGCCCGCAACGCTCCGGCGCTGTTCGTCCCGTGCCATCGCGTGCTGCGCACCGACGGCTCCCTCGGTGGATTCGCCTGGGGGCTGCCCGTGAAGGAGAGCCTCCTGGCGCGGGAGCGCGCCGCTCGCTGA